Proteins encoded in a region of the Solanum dulcamara chromosome 9, daSolDulc1.2, whole genome shotgun sequence genome:
- the LOC129902941 gene encoding RNA-binding KH domain-containing protein RCF3-like — MSMKLTPSKRPHDQSLAETNGRRKWQKSSSFSSQRSPVKVRILCPASKIDFLIGEDSSIISRIQEETGAEVRVEDSIVGCDERVITIVGSGKEDEVGTKQFQDDVEGSETKGKDSFNDENGDKDETKVSLPAENSKTEKGTESIQKALFLVFDRMVEGGVQMDGGDEEGNNSSSLIIRLLVLSSQVGCLLGKGGSVIKQMSSESGSQIRILPRDKLPSCASSSDELVQISGDRDAVKRALEIVARQLLESSFWDQDFLSADAGGPSSQSPGRPLSNRELRPPSTRPYHGQGPPSSVGFRVGEVGIPGRINPFPDALTFRLLCPDEKVGGIIGKGGSIIKALQHETGCQIKVLEGTGDSEDRIIVISGPAHPDDRISLPQDAVLRIQSRIFRAAPENQDNVMVAKLLVFSNQIGCLLGKGGGIIAEMRKSTGAYIRIVGKDQIPKCAAENEEVIQINGDVEKVHEALLQITARLQNHYFRDAFPSNPGFLDQVPPFPSHMGRREFSPPSMFSNIRPPFHKFDALPPHGGFHPHDDRPPFMQNFHRPGVPPHISDRMPSSAPWGSQGLGEGGGHLGFPDYAGGPRNIGVFGGGSNPAVITSTTVEVVVPRSVIPAIYGEGGGCLRQICEISDAKVTINDPKPGATETVIIISGTPEQTNAAQSLIQAFVMVETEAA, encoded by the exons ATGTCTATGAAGTTGACACCTTCCAAGAGACCACATGATCAGAGCCTTGCAGAAACAAATGGCCGAAGGAAATGGCAGAAATCATCATCTTTTAGTTCCCAGAGATCACCTGTGAAAGTTCGTATATTATGCCCTGCTTCAAAAATAGATTTCCTTATCGGAGAGGATAGTAGCATTATTTCTCGGATACAAGAGGAAACTGGTGCAGAGGTTCGAGTTGAGGATAGTATTGTTGGTTGTGATGAGAGGGTGATAACTATTGTAGGTTCAGGAAAAGAAGATGAAGTGGGAACTAAACAGTTCCAGGATGATGTTGAGGGGAGTGAAACTAAGGGAAAAGACAGTTTCAATGATGAAAATGGTGATAAGGATGAGACTAAGGTGTCTCTTCCGGCAGAAAATTCTAAAACTGAAAAGGGAACTGAATCTATTCAGAAAGCTCTATTCTTGGTGTTTGATAGGATGGTTGAAGGAGGAGTACAAATGGATGGAGGAGATGAAGAGGGTAATAATTCTTCCTCATTAATTATAAGATTGCTTGTTCTCTCCAGTCAAGTGGGCTGTTTGCTAGGAAAAGGTGGTAGTGTGATAAAGCAAATGTCTTCTGAAAGTGGGTCACAGATACGAATTCTTCCCAGGGACAAACTACCTTCATGTGCATCTTCATCTGATGAATTGGTTCAG ATTTCTGGGGACCGTGATGCAGTTAAAAGAGCTCTTGAAATCGTTGCTCGACAATTACTTGAGAGTTCCTTTTGGGATCAGGATTTTCTCTCTGCTGATGCTGGTGGTCCATCTTCTCAGTCTCCTGGACGTCCTCTGTCTAACCGGGAATTGCGTCCACCGTCAACACGTCCTTACCATGGGCAGGGGCCACCTTCCTCTGTTGGATTTCGTGTTGGCGAAGTTGGTATACCTGGTCGAATAAACCCTTTTCCTGATGCTTTGACTTTCAGATTACTTTGTCCAGACGAAAAAGTTGGAGGTATAATTGGAAAGGGAGgaagtataatcaaagcacttCAGCATGAGACTGGATGTCAAATCAAAGTTCTGGAAGGGACAGGGGATTCTGAAGATCGAATTATTGTCATCTCTGGTCCAGCG CACCCAGATGATAGAATATCTTTGCCGCAAGATGCTGTCCTTCGCATCCAATCCCGGATTTTTAGGGCCGCACCTGAGAACCAGGACAATGTTATGGTTGCAAAACTCTTGGTGTTCTCCAATCAAATTGGGTGTCTCTTGGGTAAAGGTGGTGGCATAATAGCTGAAATGAGGAAGTCAACTGGAGCGTATATTCGTATTGTAGGCAAGGATCAAATCCCAAAGTGTGCTGCGGAAAATGAAGAAGTCATTCAG ATAAATGGAGATGTTGAAAAAGTTCATGAAGCCCTTCTGCAGATAACTGCCAGATTACAGAATCATTACTTTCGTGATGCATTTCCTTCAAACCCTGGGTTTCTGGACCAAGTACCTCCATTCCCTTCACACATGGGAAGGAGAGAATTTTCACCTCCAAGCATGTTCTCCAACATTCGTCCACCTTTTCACAAGTTTGATGCTCTACCTCCACATGGTGGTTTCCATCCACATGATGATCGTCCTCCCTTTATGCAAAATTTCCATAGGCCAGGCGTTCCACCTCATATTTCTGATAGAATGCCATCTTCAGCACCATGGGGTTCTCAG GGACTGGGTGAAGGTGGGGGACATCTAGGCTTCCCAGACTATGCAGGAGGTCCTCGAAATATCGGCGTCTTTGGAGG AGGAAGTAATCCCGCTGTGATCACAAGCACTACCGTGGAAGTAGTTGTACCTCGATCTGTCATTCCTGCAATCTATGGAGAAGGTGGGGGATGTCTTCGACAAATATGTGAG ATTTCTGATGCGAAAGTCACCATAAATGATCCCAAGCCTGGAGCAACAGAGACTGTGATCATTATATCTGGGACGCCTGAGCAGACGAATGCTGCTCAGAGTCTCATTCAAGCATTTGTAATGGTCGAGACTGAAGCTGCTTGA